GGCGTCCTCGGGGTCGACGAGTTCGGTCTCGCTGATGGTCTGGCCGCGCACCGAGACGCCGGCCTTGTGGACGCTGTCGGGGTCGCCGGTGACCAGGGGGTGCCATTCGGGCAGGGTCTTGCCCTCGTGCAGGCGGCGGTAGGCGCAGCTGGGCGGCATCCAGGGCAGGGCCTCGATGTTGTGCGGGGTCAGCTTGACGCAGTCGGGCACCTGGGCCTTGCGATTGGCGTAGTCGGTGCAGCTGCAGCGCTGGCTGTCGAACAGCATGCAGTGCACGCGGGTGGGGATGACCTGGCCG
The nucleotide sequence above comes from Caulobacter sp. NIBR1757. Encoded proteins:
- a CDS encoding YcgN family cysteine cluster protein; this translates as MPRRPFWEYKSLRQMTVAEWESLCDGCGLCCLVRFEDEDSGQVIPTRVHCMLFDSQRCSCTDYANRKAQVPDCVKLTPHNIEALPWMPPSCAYRRLHEGKTLPEWHPLVTGDPDSVHKAGVSVRGQTISETELVDPEDALEYTAWDLMIDRGDEPYDPD